The genomic interval CAAAAAATTTATTCGACATTTTCTTATACGAGTTTCCAATATCCTCGCaataagagaaaagaaaaataataagacTAATACTATTAGAGCATCTCTAATGTAGTTACTCttactatatgtatttttaaaattaattttatgtaaaatgTTCTTAATATGGATGGTCAcatgatatttttctttttttctttttgttatttatttattttttttttttgagaaaaagttaatttttaccaaaagttattaatttaatGTGATTTGAAACTATGTAAGAAACTTTTAGAGTTGTCAAGTGTTATACTTATATTTCGAGCAATTAATATGCTAATGACACattaaaaagttagaaaataaaCCAGTTtggattataaaataataaatgtgcTCAATAAACTCGCCTCGAAAATACAATTAGGGCCTGTTttggattatgctgaaagtaatcctgtgtttggtttaagaatggactggactattttatttatttccttttagaaaaaaaaaacttaaattaaataaaaatatataataataaattaaaattaaaatatataataataaataaatataaataaataattcgtagcaaaaaaaataatatatcatatataattaagaatatatcataaatatataataaaatattttttcatattttttatttaataaataattaaaataataaaataaaaatacttgaataatatttaattgtttatcttaaacactaatttaatataaatattaattttttaaaatatttatataaattttttagtaatttgaaaataatatataattttattgtcatatttttttcttagaatcaatttaagtaactattatttaattaataatattctaaattttaaaaacttatgtataataattcaaaattatacatttttactaattttaatgaataagtttttgataaaaaaaaaatgtataaataaatgtgcGATAATTATTgcctttaaattcttattaaatttaaaatatattaataaaatttaaattaaaaaaacaataataaaaaagaatctcacctgcatgggattatttatcccaccctgctagatgggataaataatcccagacagatgaggttaactggattagttatccagacttctaacatgcccaaacactggattggacaaattaacctgtctaatccaatccagtcctgcgtaccaaacgggcccttagTAGAAATAGTCACTTACCTTCAactgtttttcttcattttttaacttttttttttttttgcgtaaAATAATTATTGAAGAAATAAAAAACTATATAATTTTAACAATTGACGGGTTGTTATAAAATAGTCATTCCAATCCTCGGATGCGTATTCACATGTAAAAGTAAcgatattttaatgtaaagttaaaacttaatagatcaaatttatatatattccattcttatattatattttttttacaaacaatctaaaataaaattaaacatttctttatacatataatttttttttcttcttttaaatttgttatttattattttatttattttagtttgttgttggagacataaaataacaataatttattttattttgttgctagttatgtgaagaaaaatatttttttttataaatattaaataatttaatattaaaaagtaaccaatccaaaatAACATATCTAATTTGCACTTTTGtagattggatccaaaaaataaaattcgcacttagtgcggatcggatacactatgagcaaaatagtgCAGATTGAATTAGATGAAAATCCCTATGAATGGTATAAAAACtcataaaatatgtaataataaaaataataatacaaagaTAAATAtaagttataaaaataaaataataaaaataatgcaagTTATTTAATGCAAATAAACATATtagttaaaatttaataataaaatatttaaaataacataatctatatatctatataatgtTGTTGTTAGGGCATGTGAGGTGGCAGATTATATGAgcattctttctatttttctattttctcaatttttcttattttttttatttttaactattttattattcaatataataatattaatacagtTAATGATggttttttatacatttatatatataaataataaatgcataaaatgtaattaaatgaATTCATTACCACTATTTATTTGGCCTATTCAtgttatatctatatatttatataattttgttatgtTGCCAAGAGCTTTGTTTTACTTTTTCTATTTActtaatttttcttattatttttaattattcttaatctatatatctatataatgtTGTTGTTAGGGCATGTGAGGTGGCAGATTATATGAgcattctttctatttttctattttctcaatttttcttatttttttatttttaactattttattattcaatataataatattaatacagtTAATGATggttttttatacatttatatatataaataataaatgcataaaatgtaattaaatgaATTCATTACCACTATTTATTTGGCCTATTCAtgttatatctatatatttatataattttgttatgtTGCCAAGAGCTTTGTTTTACTTTTTCTATTTActtaatttttcttattatttttaattattcttaATGATAATAAAAGGTGAGAAGACACTTAAAATTTCTagcatttattcaaaaaaagtattaataacacgtgtaaaataaattataattacaatTACAAGCATATAATAAATCACAATTATAaagcatatattatatatatgtatatgactgTTCAAGAGAACTTTGGtattctctcaaaaaaaaaaagagaacttTGGTATTCCACcttcaattttttaaatgtcCTTTATACTAATTTAAATTGCTATTTGTAACCACCAATTCTTCTTCATTTCTCCAatcaatttaatattaattattaatttattaacctCTTATTAAAAACcctttctttttaattatttttatgtcgATTCCACAACTCCACCCAACTAAGTTATGTTCGTCTATTGATAATTTaaatctttattattatatatgttctCTTTGGAGTTCAGAGTTTTCAAGAATATTTTAAAgctttaaactaatttttttttcttcctgcaataattttttttcttgtaattTTACAGCCATGGAAGAGGTATGATCATTATCGCAGAAAATTCAAATTGAACCAGTCTTTCAATTCCTATTGAGTaagatttaaatatatatatacatatattatatatatacgagacaatatatatttatatatacacatacaatatatatagaacatatatattatgttttatttttatacagttttaatgaattttttttatgtgtataattgattttaattactattttcaTGTGTGTTTCACTCTAtaatatatcttttttattttgttatttgtaactctatttatatgtatatattttattattattgataaccTTCAGTTAACTTCTTAATACATAAAGTTAATATATAAAGGAGAGCCTCAAATATGAAGGAGTGAAACCTTCAATCAACTTCTTAATACATAAAGTTAATATATAAAGGAGAGCCTCAAATACGTAGGAGTGACATCCTCAAAATTTTTCATAGTTATATAGCtatatttatctattttcttctttttctctaatttatatattattacataATTATTCCTAACCACTAATATTAATCTATAATGAAATAAAAACTTACTCTTTAAATAGATTTTCTATGTATaagcttttcattttttttttctttattattattatttttttaaaattatcacatttataaaaaaaaatttaattattatttttctttaataataaatatttatatgctCATTTTCTCTATTAGTTAaataagaaatatttatttataatgatagtaaataattaaaagataaaaagaatATAGAGAATCAACCGtgagaaaaattaattataaaaaaataagataatattattatctaaataaataattactgatagttttttcatttcataactgtatatattataaatatatgtattattattttattattattattattattattattattattgtggtatttttaatattctcatatttcatattcaatttattgaaaaaaaaatgaaaagtttattatatatttttcatcaaaaagatatatatatatattaaatattattgttattgttgttaatcttagtattatatttatatatatattctttaatcatgtttttttttatttcatattatttattaaataataaaacaataatatatcatttgtTTCTCATTTTTTTACTGAAAAAGGGCAAAAAAGaaataattgatttaagtttgagtaattataaaaaattattaaattttaattttacttataCACCTTTACAATGATATTTTTTCATATCCTCCACATTTATTTTATGTGAAGTATATATATCTTCCTTTTACCAAAAtaagtatatgtatttttttttagtaaaaaaaaaaaaaatatttagtgttATTCGTAAAttgtattattaataatttgtaaaattCAAACAAAACGCAAAGAAAATGAGaatttaactataaaaaaaaaatagtttatatatatagatttaatcaCACTAAAGTAATATTtatctaataatataaatagttCTTAGCTATAtagattataaaaaaataactatagaaataattattggttatataaatttgaatataaaattaattattatttaagaatgtattttctaattattaataatcacttaataatataataaaacataaaagataaaattaataCATACATCaccaatcaaaataaaaaataaatgtatatattatgaatattatattattattcaactttttttaacaaattatattgcactatttatttgatgaataatttattaatagttttatgcACCACTATctacatatttattattttaataattagaactttataataatataaacatTGTACATACTACAAAATTGATATTTAGtagataaatataaatattattttaattaacgatttttataataatataaatcattatgtaaatatatgtCTAAAGACCGCGCAAAACGCGGTTCCGTTCTCtagttataaatataataatatagtatttATTGTGATGTAAATTTCTCATGTTATATTGTCATTGATTTGTATTACAAGTCCATATATTATTagagtaaatttttaaaaaataaactatatTTTACATTTGTATTACTTATTTACAGCTATaagattattttcctaataacatatttgtaaaattgattataattaaattatgggTGTTTAGTAATTTTATCCTAAAATTTCATAATCAAGTTTAGAGATCAAAAAATTGATGGGCCCCGCATGCTTAACAAGAGGGAGATTTTCTTGCCTAAACGAGGAACGAGATTGAGATAAGATCAATTTCTTTTCCACAAATATTTGAATGAGATTCCTCACCCTAATATGTTAGgttgttaatatatattatctcatttttttactaaaaaaattaataaaaaaattcatcaaCTAAATTATTTGTTGAGTGTTACGCGGTAATGTTATAACTGATTAAAACTTtccttatttttctattattgaaaaaaaaaataagtaaaactcaattttttttagaaagtaacaaaaaaccataaaaaaaaaaaccaaatggataaataaaaaattatatattaaaaaaaaaaaaccataaaaccAAATCGATCCGTAATCCCAATTTTCAAGTGAATCTCCTCATTCAACTCCTTCACCTTCGGCCTTTGCCACCAAAATCACAAAATGAGGTCGACCCATTTCTCCACCACCGGTACCGGCACCGGCACCGGCACCAGAACATCATGTTTTGCAGTTCAGGTATTGAAAGGCCGATGGTTCAGCGTTTTCGCCTCATTCCTAATCATGTTCGGCGCCGGAGCCACCTACCTGTTCGGAGTATACTCCAAGCAAATCAAGGCCACCCTCGGTTACGACCAGAAGACCCTAAATCTCATCGGCTTCTTTAAAGACCTTGGAGCCAATGTTGGAGTTCTCTCTGGCCTAATTGCAGAGGTCACACCCACCTGGTTCGTCCTCCTAATCGGTGCAGCCATGAACTTCGTCGGTTACTTCATGATCTTTCTCGCCGTAGCAGGAAAAATCCCAAAACCCAAAGTCTGGCAAATGTGTATGTACATCTGTATTGGAGCAAATTCGCAAAATTTCGCTAATACGGGAGCTTTAGTGACTTGCGTTAAGAATTTCCCAGAAAGCAGAGGAGTCATGTTGGGTCTTTTGAAAGGGTTTGTGGGATTAAGTGGTGCTGTTATGACACAGATCTATTATGCAATTTATGGTGATGATTCTAAATCTTTGATTCTTCTCATAGCTTGGTTACCTGCAGCTTTATCTGTTGTTTTTGTATACACAATTAGAACTATGGAGCCAGAGAAGAGAAAAGGTTCGAATAAGGATGAGCTTAGAGTCTTTTACCATTTCCTATATGTTTCTCTGTTTATGGCTATTTTCATTATGGCAATGATAATTGCTCAAAAATTGACCCAATTCTCAAGAGCCGCTTATGCTGGGAGTGCAACTGTTGTTTGTCTTTTACTCTTTGTACCTCTTTTAATCGCCATTAGAGAAGAGCGTCATCTATGGAATCTCAACAAAAATGTCCCTAACCACACTCCTTCTCAGATCATTTTGGAAATCCCAAAAGAAGTAAAACAGATTCAGAATCAAGACATTCTTTCCCCCAAAGCTAAGAAATCTTGTTTCTTAACAGTGTTTGACCCTCCACCCAGAGGAGAAGACTACACCATTTTACAAGCTCTCTTAAGTGCAGACATGCTCATTCTCTTCCTCGCTACACTTTGTGGACTAGGATCGAGTTTAACCGCCGTTGACAACTTGGGTCAGATCGGAGAATCACTGGGTTACCCAACTCACACCGTTAGTTCATTCGTCTCCTTAGTAAGTATTTGGAACTATTTCGGTCGTGTCTTTTCTGGTTTCGTTTCAGAAGCTCTTTTAGTCAAATACAAAGTCCCACGGCCATTGATGATGACATTTGTTCTTCTCCTCTCATGCATTGGTCATATCCTCATAGCATTTCCAATTCCGGGTTCGGTTTACATTTCATCAATCATAATTGGGTTCTCATTCGGAGCTCAATTACCTCTGCTCTTCGCAATAATTTCAGAGCTTTTTGGGCTCAAATATTACTCGACATTGTTCAATTGTGGACAGTTAGCCAGTCCTCTGGGCTCCTACATTCTCAATGTCAAAGTCGCCGGAGCACTTTACGACAGAGAAGCATTAAAGGAGTTGACAAGGAAAGGGTTGGATCGAAATTCGGTGAAGGAGTTGGTATGTATTGGAAAACAGTGTTATAAATTGTCGTTTTCCATTTTGGCTATGGTGACTTTCTTTGGAGCTTTGGTGTCGTTGATTTTGGTGTATAGAACCAAAGAATTTTATAAAGGTGATATTTATAAAAAGTTTAGAGTGAGTGAGGAAGAAGAAAGGGGTTTGAGTAATAATGTGTCTTCTTCTACTACTACTACTGTTGTTAATGGTCAGTAGTGAAGTGAAaaacaatatttaattatttagttattttgtttatttattaaatattgaagaagaagatgatgatgatgatttatCTTATGATGTTGATTTTGCAATTTGGGGAGTggaagtttttttctttttaaagtgtttttatattatattatattttttttgacttaCACATGGGATACACATGGAATTCGATCTCTGGACTATTAGGTCCCCCAATATCTATGACCACTTGTACTAATTTCATAGTTTTGCGTGAAGGTATAAACTATGAAACACCTAAATTTTGAAAAGTGCAATTTCacttttttatctattttttttttcttttggattaaagttattttttaacCTAGATTAATTTATATTAGTAGAATAAGCTAATATTTCATAAAATTCAATTTTACCCCTTCTATTTCAAAAACTTAACCCTCTCTCTTCCTTTTTTCACTCACTCCAAGAACTCCACCCACAACCTCAGCCCCTTCTCTTCACGACCACCGCAACCATTGACTCAACGACCCATAGACCTAATGACCACATGGACCAACGACTTCTCCATCGACAATATTGTTAAATGAATAAATCATATGATAAATGTCTATTAATAGTGAGTTGATGTTAGATTTGGAATAAAAATAGTTGAATTTGAGCCGAAAATTGGTTTTTTTGCCAGCCCGATTATCGTTCGATAACTTCCTGTTGTTAAAATGAGTAAAGGTTGAAGACGAAGATTCGATGGTAGTCCAATAGTGACTCTCTCCGATGCTGCCTATAAATGTAACTGTAAGATATGGTCCGACAGTGAAATGATGTCTTCCTGACGAGCTTAATGAATGGAGCTTaacatctataaatatataatatggtCTAATGGTAGTCTGATGTTATCATTTTtttgtacaaaaatatatatatatataaaaaaaaaaaaaaaaaaagctattaTCGAGTCACTATCGAACCACCATCGAATGAGAATAGGAAGTATAGATAATGaatttaaaaaagaagaaagcaaaGAAGAGTATTATGAGTATTAATATAAAGTgcgctaatttttttaattttgataaatttatattcaaaaaatttaatatatgttaaatatatgcatataaatttaaatttctcttcTAAAAAACATCTCAAACTATTATGTTTTGACTTGTCGTGTTCATGTCTCTACTATACCTATGTTAATACATGTTGAAGTTGATATATATTGTTTTAAGTGAAAAAGAAGtctatgatgatgatgatgatgatgatgtattTTATGAAGTTGATTTTGCACTTTGCGGAAAGGAAGTTTTTTAAGAAAAGGGCAATGAAACTTTTTTAATTGGCTTTTGGCTTTGTTTTCTATTACATGTTATTCTTTCCCTTGAATAGAAAAAGTGACATAGTTATCTATGGAGTATAGACGTATTGTTTGAGCATGTTGTCGGACTCACGGGTTGGGAGCCTTTAATCATTATGCAATTGCAGCCTTGTGAATAACATGGATGATGGGCTAATCACGGGTTGATCCTTATCCTAATTtactaatatatttatatataaatattaaaatttaaataaatatttgataataTAATGTATTTTTGTTTGTATGTACACATTTACAATAGATACTATTagatgtatataaataaatatttttttttgataaacatatatatgaattattttttaatgagtattaccatgaatggttactaaacaaatttaatgataaatattaattttaaaaatattaaatcatcaaattttaatctaataacaaataataaaagagaaatttgaatttttatacttagtttaactacttaattaaaaaaaatatcaaaaaatacctCTGTTtatactatatcaaaaatatgttcatataaaaatatttaagtgaaACTTAACTTTtacttatctttttcttttgctagaaatttttttttcaattttttttccaatagatggaacaatctcagcccatatgatGTAAAAGTAAGAGATTTttctaattagatagaaaaattaagcataaaaactcaatttttttaaaattttactcaTTCTtgagtaatacccattaaaagtgcacccatatatatatgtatctttATTTTGTAAAGAACATAGCTATACACATTTGATGTAGTtatttgttttttcttattattttgatGGTTAAAAACATTTTCTTGAAATTACTCATCAAGTAAGATTTTTAACATTATAGATTTGAATTGTAAATGAAGGAAGCCCTAGATAAAAATTATGAGGAAAAGTGTGTGCTTACAATTTACAGTTATCTAATAATACCGAGAAGAATGACCgtcatttaataaataaaaattactttaaGGATAATATGCTGATTTTCTCTAAGAACTCACATCTACGAAAAAATTTGGCACCTCGATGACAACTCTTTGTCACCTGAAGTTGTAGTATGTTGTATGAGACTTTCATCTCACAACGGCTCCTAAATGATGAAAGAAAAGATTCACacttgaaatatttgaaaactaTAAAATTCTTATATCATTAGTTCTTATATACTTAATAGTAGTCATGTGTGAATAAGGATACAAAATATGTTATCATAATAATTAGATCAAATatttaaagaagaagaaaaattagTAGAGTTATCCTACTTAGTACATTAGGACAAATGATAATTTGAAATGGAATGTTTTTTGGGGTTATATTTTCATGTGATTTCttgtttattttatgattatagtTCAAAGAAGAAAGAGTGAAGCTCACTTTCCATGATTCGCTTCTTATAAGGTATGATGGAATATGTGGTTATTTTACATATCCTTTACAATATTTCTTTGTTATTCGAATTTAACAAAGCAAATAATACAAATTAGGAATCAGGACAATATATGGGCTTAAGATTATTTAAATTTCAAGGTCCTCACTattagaaatatatgaaaaaaaaaattaaaaaagaatgtCATAAAACTCAAACCGACATCATTATGTAATGTGTTATACACTTCAACTAACCAatctataaatatttttttatttacaatacacttaattttattcaaataaaaacgcaataaaatcttttattttctattttggaCTCTAAATATAGGTCTAGCCTACTTATACTTAAGGTCGGTCCTATCAAGAATGTTTTATTGGTTGCAAAATTCTAGCTTTAGCAGCTGCAACAGATGAAAGTCACTAAAAATCTAAATGGGAATCCATACAAgccaaaaataatcaaaatgcTTGTTGCTGTAAAAGGCCTCAAACAATATTTAGTAAAACAATAGTTAAAACTGAAAGAGCATTAGGCATCCTATTATCTGAGTAGATATTTAAGTTCTAAGGTCAAAGCTTTTTCAGATAATACTTGCAGTGCAGAGAGAGAAGTTCATTTATGTCACTGAGATTTACAGAAGATTCTTTACTAATTACTAATTgctctattttttctaataattttgattGATTTCATAAAGAAATAATATACTGAGCTAGGTAGTAAGCTTAAGAGCATCTCCAAGGAGACACCAAATTTGGTGTTACACTATCACCAAATTTAgtgtcaaaaattatttctactccaaccacaacaccaaaaattacactaaaaaaatattccttattattatattaattttttaataaaataaaaaaataatatcatattaattaataaaaataatatgtgtttaattttaaaaattatttttattatttaatttaaaaaaaaataaaaaaatataataaatttttacttaaattataattaaaagaaaaaataatttatgatattcaCATTTAAATTTACACAAACAAAATATTATAAGGTGCTTTTACAATGTATTCTTCTAAATAAAAGAGTCACGCAACAgaaagtttgaattttattttcggcattttaaatttttttaaattttttaaaattttgcaggatgttttagataactataatgtacacgaccataaaaaaaaaaaaaactaaacaagtCTCCCGAATGCCGAAACAGGTAGGAGTAAATCAGTGCACCACTTTTAAAGAAGTGCATTATTTTCGGCgtattaaatatttctaaatttttttaaattttagaggatgtcttaaatatttataatatacactactatataaaaaaaatagactaaaaaagttTGTCGGGTGCCGaaataaatagaagtaaattcgtacatcacttttaaaaatgtgtattaaaaaatttcccaaaaaataattcttaattttacaaatataataatataaatatatataaatattaattaaattattaaaaaaactaaaaaaaacaaaaaaaacaaaacatgccGTGGCTACAGTGCACGACATATATCCCGTGCACTGTAGAGAATCCTACAATTTGCTGCTCAATTTGGTGCTTTTTTGGATCAATTATATACACTAAACTATCAATTTGCAGTCTCCTTGAAGCTGCTctaagaatttatatattagtTTAAGGTCAAGTCTTGGTCAAATCAATAAACTTGAAATTCTAAATTTTAGGACaatttcaattatatatataatattcattCATTCATATAAAGGATCCAACTTTTCACGCATGTATGGcccaattatttttttaaaaaaaaaaattaaaatattctaatttaaggtCTCCGAGTCATCGATCAAATCGAAATCATGATCCAAAATGAGAACAATCGAATGGTCCATATTAAGTGCACAGATAGTCATATGTATTATTGGAGTACTTTCACCTAAAATATTCTCTTTTAAATAAatgtttacaaaatatataaaaaatttgatcCTTCCTTTATTTGGGGAACACAACCGAATTAAACTCATTATAGCAATTTCTTTCCCCGGTTGGGTGGAAATCTTTATTCTGACGTGGTCCGGTTGGATAAGCTTTTACCTCTACTTATATAATTCTTGAAAGatttttattcttaaatttTCACATtactattaaaattttttttaaactattaagattattaaattaatttttttttatataagttactataaatttatgatttattataaatataagaccttcattaaaaaataaataaacaaaattaaataaataattaatagttttacacaaaaatatattatttttttttattatggttTATAgatttattgtttattttagtatgatttattataaatttaattaggtatatgtttaatatactattgatttagaaattattaataatataatatttttattaaaacatattttaataaataatcaacagttttatcaattttatgtttttttgttttttgaattgAAAATTTCATTCAATTAGACTAATTCGGCCTCAACGATGACAACAACATTAGAAGAGAGATAAGACTTCGAAAAACACAATCATCATATAACTTAGAATGTCTAACCACAAGGTGAACAATCCAATTAGCATATCGtttgacaaaaattaaaaaaaaaaatattaaaagaagataaaaattatttataatcttCAACGTCACCACCAAAGGCGGATTGCAATACTTTCATATTATAGATAACTTGTACTAACACCGGACAAATCAGGTTCTTTTAGTGTCAGTTATAAAATAACACCAAAATTCAATGGTGTCAGTTTTAAATcgaaactaaaagaaaaaacatataTGTGTACTTTATAGTGTCTGTTGTAAAATGATACCAAAACTCTCTAAACCGACACAAAAAATTTGACCTTTTGTCACAAACCCAATACTAAAAGTATAAGTGTCAGTTTAAAATTGATAAGAAAAGTACAGTTTGTAGTAATGGTAATTTAGTACGATTGTTATCGCTATGGTTGGTCGTTTGATTATTTCTTTTCATTCTAGATTGATTGGACAATAGGGTTGTTATGTCCCAATTTTATTAGAAGATCATTGGCTGATAGTCATTGATAGGTGAATTCCATCAGATGTTCATTTAGTTTTACACATCTTCAATGCTTGATCGCTAGTGGCTTATTGGATCCCTAGTTGAGGTTGTTGTTAGGGTTTTCTTTCATATTATTGTAAACGACTTGTATGtctaattttcataattttgctcTTTGAGCTATATTTTCATGTAATGAATTTTGTCCGATTTACCTATTAATAGATATTTTCATTTTCTCTACAAAAAAAATGGTGAATATATTTTCATAAAtggtaattatttaattataagctTAATGGTGAATTAAAAAAGTTCCATAATCA from Cannabis sativa cultivar Pink pepper isolate KNU-18-1 chromosome 4, ASM2916894v1, whole genome shotgun sequence carries:
- the LOC115715278 gene encoding uncharacterized protein LOC115715278 translates to MRSTHFSTTGTGTGTGTRTSCFAVQVLKGRWFSVFASFLIMFGAGATYLFGVYSKQIKATLGYDQKTLNLIGFFKDLGANVGVLSGLIAEVTPTWFVLLIGAAMNFVGYFMIFLAVAGKIPKPKVWQMCMYICIGANSQNFANTGALVTCVKNFPESRGVMLGLLKGFVGLSGAVMTQIYYAIYGDDSKSLILLIAWLPAALSVVFVYTIRTMEPEKRKGSNKDELRVFYHFLYVSLFMAIFIMAMIIAQKLTQFSRAAYAGSATVVCLLLFVPLLIAIREERHLWNLNKNVPNHTPSQIILEIPKEVKQIQNQDILSPKAKKSCFLTVFDPPPRGEDYTILQALLSADMLILFLATLCGLGSSLTAVDNLGQIGESLGYPTHTVSSFVSLVSIWNYFGRVFSGFVSEALLVKYKVPRPLMMTFVLLLSCIGHILIAFPIPGSVYISSIIIGFSFGAQLPLLFAIISELFGLKYYSTLFNCGQLASPLGSYILNVKVAGALYDREALKELTRKGLDRNSVKELVCIGKQCYKLSFSILAMVTFFGALVSLILVYRTKEFYKGDIYKKFRVSEEEERGLSNNVSSSTTTTVVNGQ